In Streptomyces sp. SN-593, a single genomic region encodes these proteins:
- a CDS encoding LPXTG cell wall anchor domain-containing protein: MTPLLNWRRSAAALTAAAVALLGAAVVQAPAQAADGPALPLVVQSTSVGLPQPDDSGDPPQISWSLAPPSSGPTVTDVVVSLDLSGISSFATADSGSPGDVVTWKDAELGVGGTGGLVELTAKAGVPLGTTGTAVLSGTADNATITPVTVRVTVGAVGLVVNKLAKVGHAKPGDHLDAPITVVNTGQLAADGAYLKVTTTEGLAYAQHFSNCVYGKQSSRDGFATLDNNAVCHIDTTLLPGTKYRLSTPVGIDVTGSAMWDLVRYSVSPEPGTPVVGPNTGGGPALSLVPVGAGSAPAGAQDTADWTVDTDNTANLVAGGATASGKPGDTVEVTASMRNEGPAGVDIETSDDQLGVMVDVPRGTTAVKIPDACYTWSGDGPGQHRTGASRYICWTTPPLRVGASVTMPFTLRIDADAPTLATGTVRATTVYDSALPFDPDPSDNTAPLTVHVQGGATATPTASVAGTGTGTGTNGSSGTTRSAARTPAGGTSGGSTGSTGGTGALASTGSDGARALTWIGAALLAFGGAAFALAHSRRSRRRTATGA; this comes from the coding sequence GTGACTCCGCTCCTCAACTGGCGCCGGTCGGCCGCCGCGCTCACCGCCGCGGCGGTCGCGCTGCTCGGCGCCGCCGTCGTCCAGGCGCCCGCGCAGGCCGCCGACGGACCCGCCCTTCCGCTGGTCGTGCAGAGCACCAGCGTGGGGCTGCCGCAGCCGGACGACTCGGGCGACCCGCCCCAGATCAGCTGGTCGCTCGCCCCGCCGAGCAGCGGCCCGACCGTCACGGACGTGGTCGTCTCGCTGGACCTGTCCGGCATCAGCTCCTTCGCCACCGCCGACAGCGGGTCCCCGGGCGACGTCGTCACCTGGAAGGACGCCGAGCTGGGCGTCGGCGGCACCGGCGGCCTGGTCGAGCTGACCGCCAAGGCGGGCGTGCCGCTGGGAACCACGGGCACCGCGGTCCTGTCCGGCACCGCGGACAACGCGACGATCACCCCCGTCACGGTGCGGGTCACCGTCGGCGCGGTCGGCCTGGTGGTGAACAAGCTCGCCAAGGTCGGCCACGCCAAGCCGGGCGACCACCTCGACGCGCCGATCACGGTCGTGAACACCGGCCAACTGGCGGCGGACGGCGCCTACCTGAAGGTGACCACCACCGAGGGCCTGGCCTACGCACAGCACTTCTCGAACTGCGTCTACGGCAAGCAGTCGAGCAGGGACGGCTTCGCCACGCTCGACAACAACGCGGTCTGCCACATCGACACGACCCTCCTGCCCGGCACGAAGTACCGGCTGTCCACCCCGGTCGGCATCGACGTGACCGGCAGCGCGATGTGGGACCTGGTCCGCTACAGCGTCAGCCCCGAACCGGGCACGCCGGTCGTCGGTCCGAACACCGGCGGCGGCCCGGCGCTCTCGCTCGTGCCGGTCGGCGCCGGCAGCGCGCCCGCCGGCGCGCAGGACACCGCGGACTGGACCGTCGACACCGACAACACCGCGAACCTCGTGGCCGGCGGCGCCACCGCGAGCGGAAAGCCCGGCGACACGGTGGAGGTCACCGCGTCGATGCGGAACGAGGGTCCCGCCGGTGTGGACATCGAGACCAGCGACGACCAGCTCGGCGTCATGGTCGACGTGCCGCGGGGCACCACCGCGGTGAAGATCCCCGACGCCTGCTACACGTGGTCCGGCGACGGACCCGGGCAGCACAGGACCGGCGCCTCCCGGTACATCTGCTGGACGACCCCGCCGCTCAGGGTGGGCGCGAGCGTCACGATGCCGTTCACGCTGCGGATCGACGCCGACGCCCCGACGCTCGCCACCGGCACGGTCCGGGCCACCACCGTGTACGACTCCGCGCTGCCCTTCGACCCCGACCCGTCCGACAACACCGCGCCGCTGACCGTGCACGTCCAGGGCGGTGCCACGGCCACCCCGACCGCGTCGGTGGCCGGCACCGGCACCGGCACCGGCACGAACGGAAGCTCCGGCACCACCCGGTCGGCCGCCCGGACTCCCGCCGGCGGCACCTCCGGCGGGAGCACCGGGTCCACCGGCGGCACCGGCGCGCTCGCCTCGACCGGCAGCGACGGAGCCCGCGCCCTCACCTGGATCGGCGCGGCCCTCCTCGCCTTCGGCGGCGCGGCCTTCGCCCTCGCCCACAGCCGCAGGAGCCGCCGCCGTACGGCCACCGGCGCCTGA
- the hutU gene encoding urocanate hydratase, with translation MTGPRPVRAPRGTELSAQGWQQEAALRMLQNNLDPEVAEHPDKLVVYGGTGKAARDWNSFDAMVRTLRGLKQDETMLVQSGRPVGVMQTHEWAPRVLIANSNLVGDWATWEEFRRLEALGLTMYGQMTAGSWIYIGTQGILQGTYETFAAVAAKRFGGTLAGTITLTAGLGGMGGAQPLAVTMNGGVVICVDCDPRAIDRRIEHRYLDVRADSLDEALRLATQARDARRPLSVGVLGNAAEVVPQLLAMGAPIDVVTDQTSAHDPLAYLPLGMDFADMAAYAADKPADFTQRARESMARHVEAMVGFQDAGAEVFDYGNSLRGEAQLAGYERAFAFPGFVPAYIRPLFCEGRGPFRWAALSGDPADIHHTDKAILDLFPENESLARWIKLAGERVHFQGLPARICWLGYGERDRAGERFNEMVADGTLKAPIVIGRDHLDTGSVASPYRETEGMLDGSDAIADWPLLNAMVNVASGASWVSIHHGGGVGIGRSIHAGQVTVADGTPLAAEKIRRVLTNDPGMGVIRHVDAGYDRAEEIADQRGVRVPMREGDAT, from the coding sequence ATGACCGGACCGAGGCCGGTACGCGCGCCGCGCGGCACGGAACTGAGCGCCCAGGGTTGGCAGCAGGAGGCCGCGCTGCGGATGCTCCAGAACAACCTGGACCCCGAGGTGGCCGAGCACCCCGACAAGCTCGTCGTCTACGGCGGCACCGGCAAGGCGGCCCGCGACTGGAACTCCTTCGACGCCATGGTGCGCACCCTGCGCGGGCTGAAGCAGGACGAGACCATGCTCGTCCAGTCCGGGCGCCCGGTCGGTGTGATGCAGACCCACGAGTGGGCGCCCCGGGTGCTGATCGCCAACTCCAACCTGGTCGGGGACTGGGCCACCTGGGAGGAGTTCCGCCGCCTCGAAGCGCTCGGCCTGACCATGTACGGGCAGATGACCGCGGGGTCGTGGATCTACATCGGGACCCAGGGCATCCTCCAGGGCACCTACGAGACCTTCGCCGCCGTGGCCGCCAAGCGGTTCGGCGGGACGCTGGCCGGCACCATCACCCTCACCGCCGGGCTCGGCGGCATGGGCGGCGCCCAGCCGCTGGCCGTGACCATGAACGGCGGCGTGGTCATCTGCGTCGACTGCGACCCGCGCGCCATCGACCGCCGCATCGAGCACCGCTACCTCGACGTGCGCGCCGACTCCCTCGACGAGGCGCTGCGCCTGGCCACGCAGGCCCGCGACGCCCGCCGCCCGCTGTCCGTCGGGGTCCTCGGCAACGCCGCCGAGGTGGTGCCGCAACTGCTCGCCATGGGCGCGCCGATCGACGTCGTCACCGACCAGACCTCCGCGCACGACCCGCTCGCCTACCTGCCGCTGGGCATGGACTTCGCCGACATGGCCGCCTACGCCGCCGACAAGCCCGCCGACTTCACCCAGCGGGCCCGGGAGTCCATGGCCCGGCACGTGGAGGCGATGGTCGGCTTCCAGGACGCCGGCGCCGAGGTCTTCGACTACGGCAACTCGTTGCGCGGCGAGGCCCAACTGGCCGGTTACGAGCGGGCGTTCGCCTTCCCCGGCTTCGTGCCCGCCTACATCCGCCCGCTGTTCTGCGAGGGCCGGGGCCCCTTCCGCTGGGCGGCCCTGTCCGGCGACCCCGCCGACATCCACCACACCGACAAGGCGATCCTCGACCTCTTCCCGGAGAACGAGTCGCTGGCCCGCTGGATCAAGCTCGCCGGCGAGCGCGTCCACTTCCAGGGCCTGCCCGCCCGCATCTGCTGGCTCGGCTACGGCGAGCGGGACCGCGCCGGCGAGCGGTTCAACGAGATGGTCGCCGACGGCACCCTCAAGGCGCCGATCGTCATCGGCCGCGACCACCTCGACACCGGTTCCGTCGCCTCGCCCTACCGGGAGACCGAGGGCATGCTCGACGGCTCCGACGCCATCGCCGACTGGCCGCTGCTGAACGCGATGGTGAACGTCGCCTCGGGCGCCTCCTGGGTCTCCATCCACCACGGGGGCGGTGTCGGCATCGGCCGCAGCATCCACGCCGGCCAGGTCACGGTCGCCGACGGCACCCCGCTGGCCGCGGAGAAGATCCGCCGGGTGCTCACCAACGACCCCGGGATGGGCGTCATCCGGCACGTGGACGCCGGGTACGACCGCGCCGAGGAGATCGCCGACCAGCGGGGCGTGCGGGTGCCCATGCGGGAGGGCGACGCCACGTGA
- a CDS encoding cystathionine beta-synthase, translating into MQFHDSMISLVGNTPLVRLNSVTAGIEATVLAKVEYFNPGGSVKDRIALRMIEAAEESGQLRPGGTIVEPTSGNTGVGLAMVAQRKGYHCIFVCPDKVSADKINVLRAYGAEVVVCPTAVDPSHPDSYYNVSDRLVRETPNAWKPDQYSNPNNPLSHYHSTGPELWKQTEGRITHFVAGVGTGGTISGTGRYLKDVSEGRVKVIGADPEGSVYSGGSGRPYLVEGVGEDFWPTAYDRDVADGIVAVSDKDSFQMTRRLAREEGLLVGGSCGMAVVAALEVASGLGKDDVVVVLLPDSGRGYLSKIFSDEWMGSHGFLDENEGEPRVVDVLAHKDGGLPNLVHMHPDETVGQAIEVLREYGVSQMPVVKPGAGHPDVMAAEVIGSVVERELLDALFTKRANLDDPLERHLCPPLPQVGSGEPVADLMAVLENADAAVVLVEGKPTNVVSRQDLLGFLAGHGAA; encoded by the coding sequence GTGCAGTTTCACGACTCGATGATCAGCCTCGTCGGCAACACCCCGCTGGTGAGGCTCAACAGCGTGACCGCGGGGATCGAAGCGACCGTCCTCGCGAAGGTCGAGTACTTCAACCCCGGAGGCTCGGTCAAGGACCGGATCGCCCTGCGGATGATCGAAGCCGCGGAGGAGAGCGGCCAACTGCGTCCCGGCGGAACCATCGTGGAGCCCACCTCCGGCAACACCGGAGTCGGCCTGGCGATGGTCGCCCAGCGCAAGGGCTACCACTGCATCTTCGTCTGCCCCGACAAGGTCTCGGCGGACAAGATCAACGTCCTGCGCGCCTACGGCGCCGAGGTCGTGGTCTGCCCGACGGCGGTGGACCCCAGCCACCCCGACTCGTACTACAACGTGTCCGACCGCCTGGTGCGCGAGACGCCCAACGCCTGGAAGCCGGACCAGTACAGCAACCCCAACAACCCGCTGTCGCACTACCACTCCACCGGCCCCGAGTTGTGGAAGCAGACCGAAGGCCGGATCACCCACTTCGTGGCCGGCGTCGGCACCGGCGGCACCATCTCCGGCACCGGCCGCTACCTCAAGGACGTCAGCGAGGGCCGGGTGAAGGTGATCGGCGCCGACCCCGAGGGCTCCGTCTACAGCGGCGGCTCCGGGCGCCCGTACCTGGTCGAGGGCGTGGGCGAGGACTTCTGGCCGACCGCCTACGACCGCGACGTGGCCGACGGGATCGTGGCCGTCTCCGACAAGGACTCGTTCCAGATGACCCGCCGGCTCGCCCGCGAGGAGGGCCTGCTGGTCGGCGGCTCCTGCGGGATGGCGGTCGTCGCCGCCCTGGAGGTCGCCTCCGGGCTCGGCAAGGACGACGTGGTCGTGGTGCTGCTGCCCGACAGCGGCCGCGGCTACCTGTCGAAGATCTTCAGCGACGAGTGGATGGGCTCGCACGGCTTCCTGGACGAGAACGAGGGCGAGCCGCGCGTCGTCGACGTGCTGGCGCACAAGGACGGCGGCCTGCCCAACCTGGTGCACATGCACCCGGACGAGACCGTCGGCCAGGCGATCGAGGTGCTGCGCGAGTACGGGGTCTCGCAGATGCCCGTGGTCAAGCCCGGCGCCGGGCACCCCGACGTCATGGCGGCCGAGGTGATCGGCTCGGTGGTCGAGCGCGAGCTGCTGGACGCGCTGTTCACCAAGCGCGCCAACCTGGACGACCCGCTGGAGCGGCACCTGTGCCCGCCGCTGCCGCAGGTCGGCTCCGGCGAGCCGGTCGCCGACCTGATGGCGGTGCTGGAGAACGCGGACGCGGCGGTCGTGCTGGTGGAGGGGAAGCCGACCAACGTGGTCAGCCGGCAGGACCTGCTGGGCTTCCTCGCGGGCCACGGCGCGGCCTGA
- a CDS encoding diaminopimelate decarboxylase produces the protein MTDELGIRRGHALRAAVEQGLAGQAEPVVGLLDIAGIAGSAKALKAAFATPGVAITHTFAVKAASLVPVLGLLAECGLGAEVASPGELALARAAGVPAERTVLDSPAKTVAELREALALGIAVNADNPEELARIDRLRDTAPAGSPVGLRVNPQVGGGSIGAMSTATASSKFGVALRDPGATEWVLDAYARRPWLNRLHTHTGSQGVPLELMAAGVRAAYDLAERINAAAGRQQVEALDIGGGLPVNFGSDEVTPSFADYADLLRAEVPGLFDGRYGIVTEFGRSLLAKNGTVLARVEYAKSAGGRPIAVTHAGAQVATRTVFVPDSWPIRVLALDAKGVEKGGEPVVQDVAGPCCFAGDLVAKGRALPLLESGDHVALLDTGAYYFSNHFAYNSLPRPAVYGYRVPRDGEVEFAQVRAAQTEEELLAESGAGFPALRLQG, from the coding sequence ATGACGGATGAGCTGGGGATACGGCGAGGGCACGCGCTGCGGGCCGCGGTGGAGCAGGGGCTGGCCGGGCAGGCCGAACCGGTGGTCGGGTTGCTGGACATCGCGGGCATCGCCGGCTCCGCGAAGGCCCTGAAGGCCGCGTTCGCCACGCCCGGGGTCGCCATCACGCACACCTTCGCGGTGAAGGCGGCCTCGCTGGTGCCGGTGCTCGGGCTGCTCGCCGAGTGCGGGCTCGGCGCGGAGGTGGCGAGCCCGGGCGAGCTGGCGCTGGCCCGCGCGGCCGGCGTCCCGGCGGAGCGCACCGTGCTCGACTCCCCCGCCAAGACCGTCGCCGAGCTGCGCGAGGCACTCGCCCTCGGGATCGCCGTCAACGCGGACAACCCCGAGGAGCTGGCCAGGATCGACCGCCTGCGCGACACCGCGCCCGCCGGCTCCCCCGTGGGCCTGCGGGTCAACCCGCAGGTGGGCGGCGGCAGCATCGGGGCGATGAGCACGGCCACCGCCAGCTCCAAGTTCGGCGTGGCGCTGCGCGACCCGGGCGCGACGGAATGGGTGCTGGACGCCTACGCGCGCCGGCCCTGGCTCAACCGGCTGCACACCCACACCGGTTCGCAGGGCGTACCGCTGGAGCTCATGGCCGCGGGCGTGCGGGCGGCCTACGACCTGGCCGAGCGGATCAACGCGGCCGCCGGACGGCAGCAGGTGGAGGCGCTCGACATCGGCGGCGGCCTGCCGGTGAACTTCGGCTCCGACGAGGTGACACCGTCCTTCGCCGACTACGCCGACCTGCTGCGCGCCGAGGTCCCCGGGCTCTTCGACGGGCGCTACGGCATCGTCACCGAGTTCGGCCGCTCCCTGCTCGCCAAGAACGGGACCGTGCTGGCGCGGGTGGAGTACGCGAAGTCCGCCGGCGGGCGGCCGATCGCCGTCACGCACGCCGGCGCGCAGGTCGCCACCCGTACCGTGTTCGTGCCCGACTCGTGGCCGATCCGGGTGCTCGCGCTCGACGCCAAGGGGGTGGAGAAGGGCGGCGAGCCGGTGGTGCAGGACGTCGCCGGGCCGTGCTGCTTCGCCGGCGACCTGGTCGCCAAGGGGCGCGCGCTGCCGCTGCTGGAGTCCGGCGACCACGTGGCGCTGCTCGACACCGGGGCGTACTACTTCTCGAACCACTTCGCCTACAACTCGCTGCCGCGCCCGGCGGTGTACGGGTACCGGGTTCCACGCGACGGCGAGGTCGAGTTCGCGCAGGTACGGGCGGCGCAGACCGAGGAGGAGCTTCTCGCGGAGAGCGGTGCCGGCTTCCCGGCGTTGCGGCTCCAGGGGTGA
- a CDS encoding acyl-CoA synthetase, whose product MASVPLLTALHDGPDRPDALRVDGRACSYEELLGAAGAVARRVSGRDAFAVEAGATLETVAAVVGGLLAGVPVVPLAPDAGPDERAHVLRDSGAEVVAVDFAERADFSPAADGARSDRVDGARADGARAGRADGGRADGAGEPGGGGKRPALVLYTSGTTGPPKGVMISREAIAADLDALARAWQWTADDTLVHGLPLFHVHGLVLGVLGALRVGSRLVHTGRPTPAAYAAAGGSLYFGVPTVWHRVVRDGEAARALSGARLLVSGSAPLPVPVFTGLAELTGHEPVERYGMTESLITVSARADGPRRPGAVGTALPGITTRIAESADGIGELQLTGPTLFDGYLGRPEATAASYTEDGWFRTGDIAAIDPDGSHRIVGRASTDLIKSGGYRIGAGEVENALLAHPAVREAAVVGAPHADLGQEIVAYVVADGVSATELTDFVATRLSVHKRPRRVAFLGELPRNAMGKPQKRLLPPI is encoded by the coding sequence ATGGCATCGGTGCCGCTGCTCACCGCCTTGCACGACGGGCCGGACCGCCCGGACGCGCTGCGGGTCGACGGCCGGGCGTGCAGCTACGAGGAACTGCTCGGCGCCGCGGGGGCGGTCGCCCGGCGGGTGTCCGGGCGGGACGCGTTCGCGGTGGAGGCCGGCGCGACGCTGGAGACCGTCGCGGCCGTGGTGGGCGGGCTGCTGGCCGGGGTGCCGGTGGTGCCGCTCGCGCCGGACGCCGGGCCGGACGAACGGGCGCACGTGCTGCGGGACTCCGGCGCGGAGGTGGTCGCGGTGGACTTCGCGGAGCGCGCGGACTTCAGCCCGGCGGCCGACGGGGCGCGGTCGGATCGGGTGGACGGGGCGCGGGCGGACGGCGCGCGGGCGGGTCGGGCGGACGGAGGGCGGGCGGACGGCGCGGGGGAGCCGGGCGGCGGTGGGAAGCGCCCGGCACTGGTGCTCTACACCTCGGGGACCACCGGCCCGCCCAAGGGCGTCATGATCTCCCGGGAGGCGATCGCCGCGGACCTGGACGCGCTGGCGCGGGCCTGGCAGTGGACCGCGGACGACACCCTGGTGCACGGACTGCCGCTGTTCCACGTGCACGGCCTGGTGCTGGGCGTGCTCGGCGCGCTGCGGGTCGGCAGCCGCCTGGTGCACACCGGGCGCCCGACCCCGGCGGCGTACGCGGCGGCCGGCGGCAGCCTCTACTTCGGCGTCCCGACCGTGTGGCACCGGGTGGTGCGCGACGGCGAGGCCGCCCGCGCGCTGTCCGGCGCGCGGCTGCTGGTCTCCGGGAGCGCGCCGCTCCCGGTGCCGGTCTTCACCGGTCTGGCCGAACTGACCGGGCACGAGCCGGTGGAGCGCTACGGCATGACGGAGTCGCTGATCACCGTCTCGGCGCGGGCGGACGGGCCGCGCCGCCCGGGCGCGGTCGGCACCGCGCTGCCGGGGATCACCACCAGGATCGCCGAGTCCGCCGACGGCATCGGCGAACTCCAGCTCACCGGCCCGACCCTCTTCGACGGCTACCTCGGCCGCCCGGAGGCGACCGCGGCCTCCTACACCGAGGACGGCTGGTTCCGTACCGGCGACATCGCGGCGATCGACCCGGACGGCTCGCACCGGATCGTCGGGCGGGCCTCCACCGACCTGATCAAGTCCGGCGGCTACCGGATCGGCGCGGGCGAGGTGGAGAACGCGCTGCTCGCCCATCCGGCGGTGCGCGAGGCGGCGGTGGTCGGCGCGCCGCACGCCGACCTGGGACAGGAGATCGTCGCCTACGTGGTCGCCGACGGGGTGAGCGCCACCGAACTCACCGACTTCGTCGCCACCCGGCTCTCCGTGCACAAGCGCCCCCGGCGCGTCGCGTTCCTCGGCGAACTGCCGCGCAACGCCATGGGCAAGCCGCAAAAGCGGTTGCTCCCGCCGATCTGA
- a CDS encoding MMPL family transporter: MFHRIGRAVVRHPVWTIVAWLVAAVAIVATAPSLPSNSDESSFLPSSYQSIKAMDLQEKAFPSAFTPAAIVLYQRNDNAPLTAADKADISRITTALGGKHIDQVQKVVAGSESKDQKFSTAYVQMDKKSDGQPKQADAAKALRTDSKDLAKGTDLKVQVGGSAAQNLDQQDAGNTSDAVALVGSLLIIIITLLIIFRSPLVAIMPLVILMGLVFTTSNGLIAYATKLFGLQANSSISALLIVVVLGVGTDYFLFLMFRYRERLRLGDEPKEAMINSVTRVGEAIASAAGAVIISFLALALSTLGFLTQLGPALAILVAVTLIAGLTLFPAICSLIPPRALFWPGKKWNQEPSGTRFTAIGRTVGSRSGLVAVVSGLVMLLLALGTLGYKADYDLASGSIPKTKESMVVQDSMQKAYSAGAADPTSVFLTSSDGKPLTGVDFDAYKDKLAKVDGVATATFDQSTGLNKDRTTALFNLTLKYSGASDKAIATVGDVRTAAKDNAPPGTEAVVGGTSSIYRDINAAVNHDYRTVFPVAAILIMVILGLLLRSVVAPWYLIASVALGFGATLGATVLIFGRGSGLIFMLPIIMYLFVVAIGTDYNILMIARLREEAREGRSPREAAAEALRHAGPTIASAGFILAATFATLMLSGNSFLTEMGFAIAFGIVVAAFVMAMFFTPSLTALIGHAAWWPGHADRGADEGAHAVASGSGTQQLDGTGRR, from the coding sequence ATGTTCCACCGCATCGGACGCGCCGTCGTCCGCCATCCCGTATGGACGATCGTGGCCTGGCTCGTCGCAGCCGTCGCGATCGTCGCCACCGCCCCGAGCCTGCCGTCCAACAGTGACGAGAGCAGCTTCCTGCCCAGCAGTTACCAGTCGATCAAGGCGATGGACCTCCAGGAGAAGGCGTTCCCGTCGGCGTTCACGCCGGCGGCGATCGTCCTCTACCAGCGGAACGACAACGCCCCGCTGACCGCGGCCGACAAGGCCGACATCAGCAGGATCACCACGGCCCTGGGCGGCAAGCACATCGACCAGGTCCAGAAGGTCGTCGCGGGCAGCGAGTCCAAGGACCAGAAGTTCTCGACCGCCTACGTCCAGATGGACAAGAAGTCCGACGGGCAGCCGAAGCAGGCCGACGCGGCCAAGGCGCTGCGCACGGACTCCAAGGACCTCGCCAAGGGCACCGACCTGAAGGTCCAGGTCGGCGGCTCGGCCGCGCAGAACCTCGACCAGCAGGACGCGGGCAACACCTCCGACGCCGTCGCGCTGGTCGGCTCGCTGCTGATCATCATCATCACGCTGCTGATCATCTTCCGGTCCCCGCTGGTCGCGATCATGCCGCTGGTGATCCTGATGGGCCTGGTCTTCACCACGTCCAACGGCCTGATCGCCTACGCCACCAAGCTCTTCGGCCTCCAGGCCAACAGCTCGATCTCCGCGCTGCTGATCGTGGTGGTGCTCGGCGTCGGCACGGACTACTTCCTGTTCCTGATGTTCCGCTACCGAGAACGGCTGCGGCTGGGCGACGAGCCCAAGGAAGCGATGATCAACAGCGTCACCAGGGTCGGTGAGGCGATCGCCTCGGCGGCCGGCGCGGTGATCATCTCGTTCCTGGCGCTGGCCCTGTCCACCCTGGGCTTCCTCACCCAGTTGGGCCCGGCCCTGGCCATCCTGGTCGCGGTCACGCTGATCGCGGGTCTCACCCTCTTCCCGGCGATCTGCTCGCTCATCCCGCCGAGGGCGCTGTTCTGGCCGGGCAAGAAGTGGAACCAGGAGCCGTCGGGCACCCGGTTCACCGCCATCGGCCGGACGGTCGGCAGCAGGTCCGGACTGGTGGCCGTCGTCTCCGGTCTGGTGATGCTGCTGCTGGCGCTGGGCACCCTCGGCTACAAGGCCGACTACGACCTCGCCTCCGGGTCCATCCCCAAGACCAAGGAGTCGATGGTCGTCCAGGACAGCATGCAGAAGGCGTACTCCGCCGGCGCTGCCGACCCGACCTCGGTCTTCCTCACCAGCAGCGACGGCAAGCCGCTGACCGGCGTGGACTTCGACGCGTACAAGGACAAGCTGGCGAAGGTCGACGGGGTCGCCACCGCGACCTTCGACCAGAGCACCGGGCTGAACAAGGACCGCACCACGGCCCTGTTCAACCTGACGCTGAAGTACTCCGGCGCGAGCGACAAGGCGATCGCGACGGTCGGCGACGTCCGCACCGCCGCGAAGGACAACGCCCCGCCCGGCACCGAGGCGGTGGTCGGCGGCACGTCCTCGATCTACCGGGACATCAACGCGGCCGTGAACCACGACTACCGCACGGTCTTCCCGGTGGCCGCGATCCTGATCATGGTGATCCTGGGGCTGCTGCTGCGAAGCGTGGTGGCCCCCTGGTACCTGATCGCCTCGGTGGCCCTCGGGTTCGGGGCGACGCTCGGCGCCACCGTGCTGATCTTCGGCCGCGGCAGCGGGCTGATCTTCATGCTGCCGATCATCATGTACCTGTTCGTGGTGGCGATCGGCACGGACTACAACATCCTGATGATCGCCCGGCTCAGGGAGGAGGCCCGTGAGGGCCGCTCCCCGCGGGAGGCCGCCGCGGAGGCGCTGCGGCACGCCGGTCCGACGATCGCCTCCGCCGGGTTCATCCTGGCGGCGACCTTCGCCACGCTGATGCTGTCCGGCAACTCCTTCCTCACCGAGATGGGCTTCGCGATCGCCTTCGGCATCGTGGTCGCGGCGTTCGTGATGGCGATGTTCTTCACGCCGAGCCTCACCGCGCTGATCGGGCACGCCGCGTGGTGGCCCGGCCACGCGGACCGCGGCGCCGACGAGGGTGCCCACGCGGTCGCCTCGGGCAGCGGCACGCAGCAGCTCGACGGGACCGGCCGGCGCTAG
- a CDS encoding MurR/RpiR family transcriptional regulator, giving the protein MNGGTGPGAGAGNSSARLLKLFEAHRLTPTQRRIAHCLVRKADEAPFLSSVEVAELAGVSQPSVTRFAVALGFDGYPALRRHLREVAPAPDQAGASTYNAYQQAVHAEIENLRHLADLLADPGPVARAGALLAASRPLPVLGLRAAGAQARGFAYFAAKVHPDVRLLDEGGTMLADRIDAAVRAGASALLCFALPRHPREVADALRSAREAGLTVVTVADSAFAPVAAHSDLLLPAAVGTGLAFDTACAPMLLGRVLLESMCDDLPDAQARLEEFDAHAAARGVFLE; this is encoded by the coding sequence ATGAACGGCGGTACGGGCCCGGGGGCCGGCGCGGGGAACTCCTCCGCGCGGCTGCTGAAACTCTTCGAGGCGCACCGGCTGACCCCGACCCAGCGGCGGATCGCGCACTGCCTGGTGCGCAAGGCCGACGAGGCGCCGTTCCTGTCCAGCGTGGAGGTGGCCGAGCTCGCCGGCGTCAGCCAGCCCTCCGTGACCCGGTTCGCGGTCGCCCTGGGCTTCGACGGCTACCCGGCGCTGCGCAGGCACCTGCGCGAGGTGGCCCCGGCCCCCGACCAGGCCGGGGCGAGCACGTACAACGCGTACCAGCAGGCGGTGCACGCCGAGATCGAGAACCTGCGCCACCTGGCCGACCTGCTCGCCGATCCCGGGCCGGTGGCCAGGGCCGGAGCGCTGCTGGCCGCGTCCAGGCCGCTGCCGGTACTGGGGCTGCGCGCGGCCGGCGCCCAGGCCCGCGGCTTCGCCTACTTCGCGGCGAAGGTGCACCCTGACGTGCGGCTGCTCGACGAGGGCGGCACCATGCTGGCGGACCGGATCGACGCGGCGGTCCGCGCGGGCGCGAGCGCGCTGCTGTGCTTCGCGCTGCCCCGGCACCCGCGCGAGGTGGCCGACGCGCTCCGCTCCGCGCGGGAGGCCGGGCTGACGGTGGTGACCGTCGCGGACAGCGCGTTCGCGCCGGTCGCCGCGCACAGCGACCTGCTGCTGCCCGCGGCCGTGGGCACCGGGCTGGCCTTCGACACCGCGTGCGCGCCGATGCTGCTGGGCCGGGTGCTGCTGGAGTCGATGTGCGACGACCTGCCGGACGCGCAGGCGCGACTGGAGGAGTTCGACGCGCATGCCGCGGCCCGCGGGGTGTTCCTGGAGTGA